One genomic segment of Hydrocarboniclastica marina includes these proteins:
- a CDS encoding helix-turn-helix transcriptional regulator, which produces MTKQSNATTERLLTYEEVCTVLKTSQATLRRYVKQGRFPAPVKPNPSGRAVRFRYQDVKAWLDKL; this is translated from the coding sequence ATGACGAAACAATCAAATGCCACCACCGAGCGCCTGCTGACATATGAGGAGGTTTGTACGGTTTTGAAAACGTCGCAGGCAACACTGCGCCGCTATGTAAAACAAGGCCGGTTTCCGGCACCAGTAAAGCCCAACCCCAGTGGTAGGGCTGTCCGCTTTCGCTACCAGGATGTGAAGGCTTGGCTGGACAAGTTGTGA